One stretch of Glycine soja cultivar W05 chromosome 7, ASM419377v2, whole genome shotgun sequence DNA includes these proteins:
- the LOC114418677 gene encoding auxin efflux carrier component 1-like encodes MITLTDFYHVMTAMVPLYVAMILAYGSVKWWKIFSPDQCSGINRFVALFAVPLLSFHFIASNNPYEMNLRFLAADTLQKIIILVLLAVWSNIAKRGCLEWAITLFSLSTLPNTLVMGIPLLKGMYGDFSGSLMVQIVVLQCIIWYTLMLFLFEFRGARMLISEQFPDTAGSIVSIHVDSDVMSLDGRQPLETEAEIKEDGKLHVTVRKSNASRSDIFSRRSQGLSSTTPRPSNLTNAEIYSLQSSRNPTPRGSSFNHTDFYSMMAAGGRNSNFGASDVYGLSASRGPTPRPSNYDEDGGKPKFHYHAGGTGHYPAPNPGMFSPSNGSKSVAAANANANAKRPNGQAQLKPEDGNRDLHMFVWSSSASPVSDVFGAHEYGGHDQKEVKLNVSPGKVENHRDTQEDYLEKDEFSFGNRGMDREMNQLEGEKVGDGKPKTMPPASVMTRLILIMVWRKLIRNPNTYSSLIGLTWSLVSFKWNVEMPAIIAKSISILSDAGLGMAMFSLGLFMALQPRVIACGNSTAAFAMAVRFLTGPAVMAAASVAVGLKGVLLHVAIVQAALPQGIVPFVFAKEYNVHPDILSTAVIFGMLIALPITLVYYILLGL; translated from the exons CCATGATACTAGCCTATGGCTCAGTGAAGTGGTGGAAGATTTTCTCCCCTGACCAATGCTCTGGCATCAACCGTTTTGTGGCACTCTTTGCAGTGCCTCTTCTCTCCTTCCACTTCATAGCCTCCAACAACCCTTACGAAATGAACCTCAGGTTCCTAGCTGCTGACACCCTTCAAAAGATCATAATACTAGTCCTCCTTGCAGTTTGGAGCAACATCGCCAAAAGGGGTTGCTTGGAATGGGCCATAACCTTGTTCTCTCTCTCCACCCTCCCTAACACTTTGGTCATGGGCATCCCTTTGCTCAAAGGGATGTATGGTGACTTCTCAGGGTCCCTTATGGTGCAAATTGTGGTCCTCCAGTGTATCATTTGGTACACCTTGATGCTGTTCTTGTTTGAGTTTAGAGGTGCCAGAATGCTTATCTCTGAGCAGTTCCCTGACACTGCTGGCTCCATTGTCTCCATCCATGTTGACTCTGATGTCATGTCATTGGATGGAAGGCAACCACTTGAGACTGAAGCTGAGATCAAGGAAGATGGTAAACTCCATGTCACTGTGAGGAAGTCCAATGCCTCAAGATCAGACATCTTCTCAAGAAGGTCTCAGGGTCTCTCTTCCACCACTCCACGCCCTTCTAACCTCACTAATGCTGAGATATATTCTTTGCAATCCTCTAGGAACCCTACACCGAGAGGTTCCAGCTTCAACCACACTGATTTCTACTCTATGATGGCTGCTGGTGGCAGGAACTCCAACTTTGGTGCCTCTGATGTTTATGGCCTTTCAGCCTCAAGAGGGCCAACTCCAAGGCCTTCTAACTATGATGAAGATGGTGGGAAGCCAAAGTTCCATTACCATGCTGGTGGAACTGGACACTACCCTGCACCAAACCCTGGCATGTTCTCTCCCTCAAATGGGTCCAAAAGTGTTGCTGCTGCTAATGCTAATGCTAATGCCAAAAGGCCTAATGGGCAGGCTCAACTGAAGCCTGAGGATGGGAATAGGGACCTTCATATGTTTGTTTGGAGTTCAAGTGCTTCACCAGTCTCTGACGTGTTTGGTGCCCATGAGTATGGAGGTCATGATCAGAAAGAAGTCAAATTGAATGTATCTCCAGGGAAAg TGGAGAATCATAGGGACACTCAAGAAGACTACCTAGAGAAAGATGAGTTCAGCTTTGGGAATAGAGGAATGGATAGGGAGATGAATCAGCTTGAAGGTGAGAAGGTTGGAGATGGGAAGCCAAAAACCATGCCTCCAGCAAGTGTGATGACAAGGCTTATATTGATTATGGTGTGGAGAAAACTCATCAGAAACCCCAACACCTACTCTAGCCTAATTGGCCTCACTTGGTCTCTTGTTTCATTcaa GTGGAATGTGGAGATGCCTGCCATAATAGCAAAGTCTATCTCCATATTGTCAGATGCAGGGCTTGGCATGGCCATGTTCAGTCTTG GTCTCTTCATGGCTTTGCAACCGAGGGTCATAGCATGTGGAAATTCCACCGCAGCTTTTGCCATGGCTGTGAGATTCCTTACAGGTCCAGCTGTCATGGCAGCTGCTTCCGTTGCTGTTGGACTCAAAGGTGTTCTCCTACATGTTGCCATTGTTCag GCAGCTCTTCCCCAAGGAATTGTCCCATTTGTCTTTGCCAAGGAATATAATGTACATCCTGATATTCTCAGCACAGC TGTTATTTTTGGGATGTTGATTGCTTTGCCCATAACTCTAGTGTACTACATCTTGTTGGGGTtgtga